One Carassius auratus strain Wakin chromosome 3, ASM336829v1, whole genome shotgun sequence genomic region harbors:
- the LOC113044626 gene encoding cyclic AMP-dependent transcription factor ATF-4, translating to MSLMSSRFGPDDMEVLLWDPSSPMADPLGSFLDKDEEVLPLGGAKSPLSSFSSSPLSSLSPPCTPPFPQRGEKAGQNQMSLSWFPSDELCLDKVGTDSGNDHSFSEMDWMTERIDLSEFDLESLIGSYDSEDPPSSPEELIASLESQIDLESQPVASDHTPSPSPPVTVPEIDQLSSLPLTLNSPVSIPFVPSTPCEVSDASSVVPEPQAELDIKSEPASPVPSPSILPPESPTDTLELGCEVDIAEVQSPTPVEMRVPKIVLSLSPTRIVLVLAPKEEANVMASHPGKVVVNNSPSPASPDQQTPASPQSRSYRVKPYPTPESKPTQSQQSESPPLTGRVKSTGGSKVVVEKKKLKKMEQNKTAATRYRQKKRAEQESLQSECAVLEERNQELAEKAESLTKEINYLKELMDEVRRARESRSMRS from the exons CGATATGGAGGTCCTTCTTTGGGACCCTTCCTCACCGATGGCTGACCCTCTTGGGTCCTTCCTTGATAAAGATGAGGAGGTTCTTCCTCTCGGAGGCGCTAAATCGCCCCTTtcatctttctcttcctctccaCTTTCCTCTCTCTCCCCACCCTGCACTCCTCCCTTCCCTCAGAGAGGGGAGAAGGCTGGGCAAAATCAGATGTCCCTGTCGTGGTTCCCATCAGATGAGCTGTGCCTAGATAAAGTTGGCACAGACAGTGGTAATG atCATTCATTCAGTGAAATGGATTGGATGACAGAACGGATTGATTTAAGTGAGTTTGATCTGGAGTCTTTGATTGGCTCCTATGATTCTGAGGATCCGCCCAGTTCTCCTGAGGAACTCATTGCCTCTCTGGAGTCACAGATAGACCTGGAGTCCCAGCCTGTAGCTTCTGACCATACCCCTTCACCCTCTCCCCCAGTGACTGTCCCTGAAATTGATCAACTTTCCAGTCTTCCACTCACTTTGAATTCTCCAGTTTCTATTCCATTCGTTCCCTCAACACCCTGTGAAGTGTCAGATGCCTCTTCTGTAGTCCCTGAGCCCCAGGCCGAGCTTGATATCAAGTCCGAACCGGCCTCCCCAGTCCCATCACCTTCCATCCTTCCACCCGAGTCCCCTACAGACACTCTTGAGCTTGGTTGTGAGGTGGACATAGCTGAAGTGCAGAGTCCAACCCCCGTTGAGATGCGGGTGCCCAAAATTGTCCTGTCCCTCTCCCCAACCCGCATAGTTCTTGTCCTTGCTCCCAAAGAGGAGGCTAATGTGATGGCGTCCCATCCAGGCAAGGTGGTTGTGAATAATTCTCCAAGCCCAGCCTCCCCCGACCAACAAACCCCAGCCTCTCCTCAGTCTCGATCTTACAGGGTGAAGCCATACCCTACACCTGAGTCTAAGCCCACCCAAAGTCAGCAGTCAGAGTCACCTCCCCTCACAGGTAGAGTGAAGTCAACCGGTGGCTCAAAGGTTGTGGTTGAGAAGAAAAAGCTAAAGAAAATGGAGCAGAACAAGACTGCGGCGACCCGGTACCGACAGAAGAAGCGTGCAGAGCAAGAATCCCTCCAGTCAGAGTGTGCGGTTCTAGAGGAGCGTAATCAAGAGCTGGCGGAGAAAGCAGAATCACTCACTAAAGAGATTAATTATCTGAAAGAGCTAATGGATGAAGTCAGGAGGGCAAGAGAGAGTAGGAGTATGAGGTCATAG